Proteins from a single region of Akkermansiaceae bacterium:
- a CDS encoding O-antigen ligase family protein, with translation MRKKPKLSMGLLLLGVATALWFAWRATISPVLELRDADLLLLGGTVGAFVVMTTITGNKIAEKIFLWTLSGLLTASVAIIVRQIGDPGFHPIFASRPVTLPSGFFGHYNECANFLIGTGFLLGASALFGSYSRITQIVWALSAVAGLVAVYYTRSRGGILAVGGGLVVFAILSLLISKRRDSKGFAVAVIALPLLFMAAVGWVYKGWGDAQTVRFQTDGTAVTDAASVIESSMRFHLYDIALSCINLHPWSGGGSRSYSWECNRFWNAVDHGTGAARPEYVHNELLQSATDYGIVGAVLLTVLLSWTSLGVVLRSCSNWNVPRSAPEDAFHIGGIAGLAGMFIQSNFSFVFHLFPGVLLLGICLARMAVQESGDDRTKFRTSLSKGILVMSGIIVCLSSFWMGARGTRVLSSLWKNYFAAPEETSPEMKIAALSDAIAIWPQATLYDDRSFTLQIMSKASGISLPSDPFTKEAISDYHEAIRLHPYDPGLRTNLAGLLNLAGDDMGAEHQYRQGAALEGGMEAAYQAHFKFCHYLVNRGMAELEKNELDAASRSFDEALRQFAKVEEKTPWMPYQQVGVDLKRALVTGVGMSYEAAGDFSGALAQYDGLAGGLRVPMADFRAGLLLGKMAETAWKERQPSKALTLFQKASQRLGAATNLPTAQQNIRDEHLSFVSARIQYLLDARITPDEGK, from the coding sequence TTGCGGAAGAAGCCGAAGCTCAGCATGGGCCTGCTGTTGCTCGGCGTGGCCACCGCCCTGTGGTTCGCATGGAGGGCGACCATCTCGCCGGTGCTTGAACTCAGGGACGCGGATCTGCTTCTCCTGGGAGGAACCGTTGGAGCATTTGTGGTGATGACAACCATCACCGGCAACAAAATCGCCGAGAAGATCTTCCTCTGGACCTTGTCAGGGCTCTTGACCGCCAGTGTGGCAATCATCGTCCGCCAAATCGGGGATCCCGGCTTCCATCCGATCTTTGCCTCGAGGCCGGTGACTTTGCCATCGGGCTTCTTCGGTCACTACAATGAGTGTGCCAATTTCCTCATTGGCACCGGTTTCCTTTTGGGGGCATCCGCACTGTTCGGTTCCTACTCCAGGATCACCCAGATTGTATGGGCGCTGTCAGCCGTCGCAGGACTGGTCGCGGTCTACTACACCCGCTCCCGGGGCGGGATACTCGCAGTGGGCGGCGGACTCGTGGTTTTCGCCATACTCAGCCTGCTGATCAGCAAGCGGAGGGATTCCAAGGGATTCGCCGTCGCGGTGATCGCCCTGCCACTGTTGTTCATGGCCGCCGTGGGATGGGTCTATAAAGGCTGGGGAGATGCCCAGACCGTCCGGTTCCAGACAGACGGCACGGCGGTCACGGATGCCGCTTCTGTCATCGAATCGTCGATGCGGTTCCACTTGTACGACATCGCGCTGTCGTGCATCAACCTCCATCCATGGAGCGGAGGGGGAAGCCGGAGTTACAGTTGGGAGTGCAACCGGTTCTGGAACGCCGTCGATCACGGGACAGGTGCGGCAAGACCCGAATACGTCCACAACGAACTCCTTCAATCCGCAACCGACTATGGCATCGTCGGAGCCGTCCTGCTGACCGTCCTGCTGTCCTGGACCAGCCTCGGGGTTGTGCTACGTTCCTGTTCCAATTGGAACGTCCCCCGGAGTGCTCCGGAGGATGCATTCCATATTGGGGGCATCGCGGGATTGGCGGGGATGTTCATCCAGTCGAATTTCAGCTTTGTTTTCCACCTGTTCCCCGGAGTTCTGCTCCTAGGGATCTGTCTGGCGAGAATGGCGGTCCAGGAGAGCGGAGATGATCGGACGAAATTCCGGACATCCCTCTCCAAAGGAATCCTTGTAATGAGCGGCATCATCGTCTGCCTGTCCTCCTTTTGGATGGGTGCCCGTGGGACCCGGGTGCTCTCATCACTTTGGAAAAACTACTTCGCCGCCCCGGAGGAGACATCCCCGGAAATGAAGATCGCCGCTTTGTCGGACGCCATCGCAATCTGGCCCCAAGCCACCCTCTACGATGACAGATCGTTCACCCTTCAGATCATGTCAAAGGCATCCGGGATTTCACTCCCGTCTGATCCCTTCACCAAGGAGGCGATCTCGGACTATCATGAAGCGATCCGGCTGCATCCGTATGATCCCGGCCTCCGGACCAATCTCGCAGGCTTGCTCAACCTCGCCGGAGATGACATGGGAGCGGAACACCAATACCGGCAGGGTGCGGCTCTTGAGGGAGGAATGGAGGCAGCCTACCAGGCCCATTTCAAGTTCTGCCATTATCTGGTGAACCGGGGGATGGCCGAACTGGAGAAGAATGAACTCGATGCGGCTTCCCGCTCCTTTGATGAAGCTCTCCGGCAATTCGCAAAGGTGGAAGAGAAGACTCCATGGATGCCCTATCAACAGGTGGGCGTGGATCTCAAACGTGCCTTGGTGACCGGGGTAGGCATGTCCTATGAAGCGGCCGGGGATTTTAGCGGCGCCTTGGCGCAGTATGATGGCTTGGCGGGAGGACTCAGGGTTCCGATGGCAGACTTCAGGGCAGGTCTTCTTCTAGGCAAAATGGCGGAAACCGCTTGGAAGGAACGCCAGCCATCCAAGGCATTGACCCTCTTCCAAAAGGCCAGCCAGCGGCTTGGAGCTGCGACCAATCTCCCCACCGCGCAGCAGAATATACGCGACGAGCACCTTTCATTTGTCAGCGCGAGGATCCAGTACCTACTGGATGCAAGGATCACGCCTGATGAAGGGAAGTGA
- a CDS encoding sugar transferase, with product MAISRKDSFTLQALQLLDAALVFFAFWMAGTFRQFLLFWQYGQQPGDNEISTMTWVLYIAVPFTPLVLERFGFYDRIRHGQKKRSYIQLLQGLAVIGMMIAMFSVFAKVVDARRLILGFGLIFVFILLLLRDSATRAWFRRRAKNSSGREKVIVAGQPAEIAALLEELGPEITSEWNVVERFDLGTRSVEELYQILKTESIGRVLFSTKNTEFEKVSRAVEVCELQGVEAWIAAAFIRSQIARPVFDAVGSKPMLVLRSTPDLSWGLMFKGFMDTTGSALVILLTSPFWIFAAIGIKLTSPGAPVFFSQMRAGRYGKPFKMWKFRTMVPNAEELLQKIKDDHGNNMDGPVFKLDRDPRIFKFGAFLRKFSIDELPQLLNVLLGDMSLVGPRPLPLYEVEAFGKLSHRRRLSVKPGITCEWQAGGRNQITSFDEWVKMDLRYIDNWSLGLDVRILLKTIPAVIFGRGAK from the coding sequence ATGGCAATCAGCAGAAAAGACTCGTTCACCCTCCAGGCTCTCCAGTTGCTGGACGCGGCCCTCGTGTTTTTTGCTTTCTGGATGGCCGGAACATTCCGCCAGTTTCTCCTTTTCTGGCAATACGGCCAACAGCCGGGCGACAACGAAATCTCCACGATGACATGGGTGCTGTATATTGCAGTACCCTTCACTCCCCTCGTGCTCGAGCGCTTCGGCTTTTATGACCGGATCAGACATGGCCAGAAAAAGAGATCCTACATTCAACTGCTGCAAGGGCTGGCGGTGATCGGGATGATGATCGCCATGTTCTCCGTTTTCGCGAAGGTCGTGGACGCACGGCGGCTGATTCTGGGTTTCGGGCTCATTTTCGTCTTCATTCTCCTGCTTCTTCGTGACAGTGCCACCAGGGCATGGTTCAGAAGACGTGCAAAGAACAGCAGCGGGCGGGAGAAAGTGATCGTCGCCGGACAACCTGCGGAAATCGCGGCACTGCTGGAGGAACTGGGGCCGGAGATCACCTCCGAATGGAATGTGGTGGAACGATTCGATCTCGGAACCCGCTCTGTCGAAGAACTTTACCAGATTCTCAAAACCGAGTCCATCGGACGTGTCCTGTTCTCCACCAAAAACACCGAATTCGAGAAAGTCTCACGGGCGGTGGAGGTGTGTGAGTTGCAGGGAGTGGAAGCGTGGATCGCCGCAGCTTTCATCCGCAGCCAGATCGCCCGGCCTGTCTTTGATGCGGTTGGATCCAAGCCGATGCTGGTTCTCCGCTCCACCCCGGACCTTTCATGGGGGCTGATGTTCAAGGGTTTCATGGATACCACTGGCTCAGCCCTCGTAATCCTCCTGACTTCTCCGTTCTGGATTTTTGCCGCCATTGGCATCAAGCTGACGAGCCCGGGAGCCCCGGTTTTCTTTTCCCAGATGAGGGCCGGACGCTATGGCAAGCCATTCAAAATGTGGAAATTCCGCACGATGGTTCCCAACGCCGAGGAGCTTCTGCAGAAAATCAAGGACGACCATGGCAACAACATGGATGGCCCCGTTTTCAAGCTCGACCGTGATCCGAGGATTTTCAAGTTCGGAGCTTTCCTCCGGAAATTCAGCATCGATGAACTGCCCCAGCTTCTCAATGTATTGCTTGGAGATATGAGTCTGGTAGGGCCGCGCCCTCTCCCGCTTTACGAAGTCGAGGCCTTCGGGAAACTCTCCCACCGGAGAAGGCTGAGCGTGAAGCCCGGCATCACCTGCGAGTGGCAGGCCGGCGGACGCAACCAGATCACCAGTTTCGATGAATGGGTCAAAATGGACCTCCGTTACATCGACAACTGGTCTCTGGGGCTTGATGTGCGCATTCTCCTGAAGACCATTCCGGCCGTCATTTTCGGCCGGGGCGCCAAGTAA
- a CDS encoding glycosyltransferase — MNRSEVACECLRLLAAQSIPLGKIYITDNASSDGSAEALENELLALPLEVSVLRSAENLGNAGGIQLAMDLAFAEGFDHVWILDDDSWPERDALSALLAADGPATGIRTSMVLEPGSDRVSWPCEIRRSPGEWKMVNSVPSGQTDWHEIRRSWLGSLIPREAYLKVGPVNAELFLRGEDEEYPRRLEQAGYRFWMSSASILRHPIAGPLVTLSFGDYKLCLERNLGTNKLYYRIRNMVWIKRRESGWVTAFILASGYFLLLARWFRPFQPTSAIFIEAVRDAITGRLGKRPGG; from the coding sequence ATGAACCGCAGCGAGGTGGCGTGTGAATGTTTGCGGCTGCTGGCCGCCCAGAGCATACCTCTCGGGAAGATTTACATCACCGACAACGCCTCTTCCGATGGATCCGCAGAGGCACTTGAGAATGAATTACTTGCCCTCCCGCTGGAAGTATCGGTCCTGCGCTCCGCTGAGAATCTCGGAAATGCCGGCGGGATCCAGCTCGCCATGGATCTGGCCTTCGCGGAAGGCTTCGATCATGTGTGGATTCTGGATGACGACTCCTGGCCTGAACGCGACGCCCTGTCAGCGCTTCTCGCTGCGGACGGCCCCGCCACGGGCATCCGCACTTCTATGGTCCTGGAGCCAGGTTCGGACAGAGTCAGTTGGCCCTGTGAGATCCGCCGTTCGCCAGGGGAATGGAAAATGGTCAACTCGGTTCCCAGCGGTCAAACCGACTGGCATGAGATCCGTCGCTCGTGGCTTGGATCGCTGATTCCCAGGGAAGCTTACCTGAAGGTGGGACCGGTCAATGCGGAACTGTTCCTCCGTGGTGAGGATGAGGAGTATCCAAGGCGGCTGGAGCAGGCGGGCTACAGGTTCTGGATGTCATCCGCCTCCATCCTGCGGCATCCCATAGCGGGTCCCCTCGTCACCCTATCTTTTGGAGACTACAAACTGTGTCTTGAGCGCAATCTCGGCACGAACAAGCTCTACTACCGGATCCGCAACATGGTCTGGATCAAGCGCCGGGAGTCCGGTTGGGTGACCGCATTCATTCTGGCGTCGGGCTACTTTCTGTTATTGGCCCGCTGGTTCCGACCATTCCAGCCCACATCGGCGATCTTCATCGAGGCGGTGCGTGACGCCATCACAGGAAGATTGGGAAAACGACCGGGAGGTTGA
- a CDS encoding glycosyltransferase family 4 protein, translating into MPKERSLVIVSKALAPYRVRFYAEIAKTLKARGWRVTLIVAMVGAKDHPWANPGTGNRELELVGLGIPEDSFLRKSINRVVHLIGINDIEIPNLRLIKELNRINPEVVWTHEHSLFCLAASVWAAVRDRVSILSTELGDHPPAYACSSLGLRFHRMAGFLYQGVIAQTKEATRRSEPTGAPIIFAPHAIDTDEYFPSERRTPERFRFLFTGALDDRKGIKIVVEACKRLATDRKDFELRVLGSGPFSTWLSELKEPWLSIGGFVEGERLRKEYRNANAYILPTSGDTYAVTVHEAAASGLPLIVGRMAGAVETLVEEGVTGHAIDANSVEELALRMSEFLDNPGKAKAMGLAARELATLYDVKLLGMRTAEFITTIDREIPGFPRP; encoded by the coding sequence ATGCCAAAAGAAAGATCACTGGTCATTGTGTCAAAAGCATTGGCTCCTTACCGCGTCCGCTTCTATGCGGAGATCGCCAAAACACTGAAGGCCAGGGGATGGAGGGTCACGTTGATCGTTGCAATGGTCGGAGCGAAGGACCATCCTTGGGCAAATCCCGGGACCGGCAATCGCGAGCTAGAACTCGTGGGTCTCGGGATCCCGGAGGATTCTTTCCTGCGGAAAAGCATCAACAGGGTGGTCCATCTCATCGGGATCAATGACATTGAGATCCCCAATCTCCGACTGATTAAGGAACTCAACCGGATCAACCCGGAGGTTGTTTGGACCCATGAGCATTCACTCTTTTGCCTGGCAGCTTCAGTTTGGGCTGCTGTGAGAGATCGCGTTTCCATCCTGTCCACCGAGCTTGGCGATCATCCCCCAGCCTACGCCTGCTCTTCTCTGGGGCTACGATTCCATCGAATGGCGGGTTTTCTTTATCAAGGAGTGATTGCACAAACCAAGGAAGCCACCCGCCGATCTGAGCCCACTGGCGCACCCATCATCTTCGCACCCCACGCGATCGATACGGATGAATATTTTCCCTCCGAACGCCGGACTCCGGAACGATTCCGCTTTCTCTTCACCGGTGCGCTCGATGATCGAAAAGGCATTAAAATCGTGGTCGAGGCTTGCAAGCGGCTAGCAACGGATAGAAAGGATTTCGAACTGAGGGTATTGGGAAGTGGACCTTTTTCCACGTGGCTCTCCGAACTTAAGGAACCATGGCTCAGCATCGGTGGTTTCGTCGAAGGCGAAAGATTGCGAAAAGAATATCGGAATGCGAATGCCTACATCCTTCCCACCAGCGGCGATACCTACGCCGTCACGGTCCATGAAGCGGCCGCGAGCGGCCTTCCATTGATCGTCGGGCGGATGGCCGGAGCCGTGGAAACCTTGGTGGAAGAAGGGGTCACCGGCCACGCCATTGATGCCAACAGCGTCGAGGAACTTGCTCTGAGGATGAGCGAATTTCTGGATAATCCGGGGAAGGCCAAAGCCATGGGTCTCGCCGCAAGAGAATTGGCCACGCTCTACGATGTGAAACTGCTGGGGATGCGCACCGCGGAATTCATCACAACCATCGACCGGGAGATTCCGGGATTCCCACGGCCATGA
- a CDS encoding FkbM family methyltransferase, protein MPRSEGSGERTKRGTDRNATPDTDSGYTFRNERIFPKQGIRPTMNLHFAKEVGIFNYILRRMAWRMGKAPSTITLPTGSRFPLPREKFFASDVFVTEANVDWNSEYILASYLKSLPTKGDFLDVGAHIGYYSALLSPLCSRVTAFEPDSRNHPYLKETAKDLSNVKIVAKAVSNQNGSTGFSDSDESSVSHMIVPEESGDGNATVVETITIDDFVDKEALRPAAVKIDIEGFDILALWGALSTARVHQPVFLVEYNLEEGRPNTWKGLEEFLDVSGYLIFAVSRRPKGLFGYSYSLDGRAVSDLPGLSVKMIFLAPQSTCGWFEDLSRGMGVWGRESLRPEGVAAFLAGIGKS, encoded by the coding sequence ATGCCGCGATCCGAAGGAAGTGGGGAGAGGACAAAGCGGGGAACGGATAGAAACGCCACCCCGGATACAGACTCCGGATACACTTTCCGGAACGAACGCATATTTCCAAAACAAGGAATCCGTCCAACTATGAATCTACACTTCGCCAAGGAAGTCGGCATCTTCAACTACATCCTCAGGCGTATGGCATGGCGCATGGGGAAAGCCCCTTCGACGATCACTCTTCCGACGGGAAGCAGATTCCCGCTGCCCCGGGAAAAATTCTTCGCCTCCGATGTCTTCGTCACGGAAGCGAATGTGGATTGGAATTCGGAGTATATCTTGGCTTCCTATCTGAAAAGTCTCCCCACCAAAGGGGACTTTCTGGATGTGGGCGCCCATATAGGTTACTATTCCGCCCTCCTCAGTCCTCTTTGTTCCCGCGTGACCGCATTTGAGCCGGACTCAAGGAATCATCCTTACCTCAAGGAAACCGCGAAGGACCTCTCCAACGTCAAAATTGTCGCCAAAGCTGTCAGCAACCAAAATGGGAGCACCGGATTCAGCGACAGCGATGAATCATCGGTAAGTCACATGATTGTCCCGGAGGAAAGCGGAGACGGAAATGCCACCGTGGTCGAGACAATTACGATCGATGATTTCGTGGACAAAGAAGCGCTCCGGCCTGCGGCCGTCAAAATCGACATCGAAGGTTTCGACATCCTGGCTTTGTGGGGGGCGCTTTCCACCGCGCGTGTTCATCAGCCCGTCTTCCTCGTCGAATACAATTTGGAAGAAGGTAGGCCGAATACATGGAAAGGGCTGGAGGAATTCCTGGATGTTTCAGGATACCTCATTTTCGCCGTCTCCCGCCGTCCCAAGGGACTGTTTGGTTATAGCTATTCGCTGGACGGACGCGCCGTCTCCGACCTGCCCGGGCTTTCGGTCAAAATGATATTCCTTGCTCCCCAATCCACCTGCGGGTGGTTCGAGGATCTTTCCCGAGGAATGGGCGTATGGGGGAGGGAATCCCTCCGTCCTGAGGGCGTCGCCGCTTTTCTCGCAGGAATCGGAAAATCCTGA
- a CDS encoding glycosyltransferase, whose translation MRRLLIVDSSVSARSPTMRSWLAAAPAVLPQRFDEVEIWGFHCELNESWVKWRRITPVTKRWAIQSIFYDLKVRKMMNRTSDRYRSETLIQCTGTHLPKTDVRYIQFWNTAYAEAALERPDFLRLPLKDRIVGPLLRREERLSLLPGRTGEWWCVSRGISAPIIRDSTVAPIIRYLPNAYNSARFNQNHRESIRHEMRSHYHFKDDDIVFSFSAFGHFERKGLRQAAQAVASLRASGHPVRLLVLGGKPGTIRSFRASLSRLGIDAGGLHFAGLVPDMEKHLSAADAFFMPSHFEAFSLAEIEAAALGLRLYLTAHPGHEMILREGTNGRLLPWEPAGMAAILGEEIRSGIIRIPHREIGEALNADAYAAAMAANYDAAIRRKWGEDKAGNG comes from the coding sequence ATGAGAAGGCTCCTCATCGTCGATTCCTCCGTCTCCGCCCGAAGCCCGACCATGCGGAGTTGGCTGGCCGCAGCCCCTGCAGTACTGCCCCAGCGCTTCGACGAAGTCGAAATTTGGGGCTTCCACTGCGAACTCAACGAGTCATGGGTGAAATGGAGGCGAATCACACCAGTGACCAAGCGCTGGGCCATCCAATCCATTTTTTACGACCTGAAGGTCAGGAAAATGATGAATCGCACTTCTGACCGTTACCGCTCCGAAACCCTGATCCAATGCACCGGCACCCATCTTCCTAAAACCGATGTCCGCTACATCCAGTTCTGGAACACCGCCTACGCCGAAGCAGCCTTGGAACGCCCTGATTTCTTGCGCCTGCCCCTGAAAGATCGAATTGTAGGCCCCTTGTTGCGGCGTGAAGAACGCCTCTCCCTTCTTCCCGGAAGAACAGGCGAATGGTGGTGCGTCAGCCGGGGGATATCAGCCCCGATCATCCGGGATTCCACAGTAGCTCCGATCATCCGCTACCTTCCCAACGCCTACAATTCCGCCCGCTTCAACCAGAATCACAGGGAATCCATACGCCATGAAATGAGAAGCCATTACCATTTCAAAGACGATGACATCGTCTTTTCATTCAGCGCGTTCGGCCACTTTGAACGGAAAGGACTGCGTCAGGCCGCGCAGGCGGTGGCCTCCCTGCGGGCCTCCGGCCATCCCGTCCGGCTCCTTGTGCTGGGCGGGAAACCGGGAACCATCCGGAGCTTCCGGGCGTCCCTCAGCCGGTTGGGCATCGATGCCGGTGGCCTACACTTCGCGGGGTTGGTTCCGGATATGGAAAAGCATCTTTCCGCCGCCGACGCCTTTTTCATGCCCTCGCATTTTGAGGCGTTTTCGCTTGCGGAGATCGAGGCCGCGGCACTCGGCCTCAGACTCTATCTCACCGCCCATCCTGGACACGAAATGATCCTCCGGGAGGGCACGAACGGCCGTCTGCTCCCATGGGAACCCGCCGGGATGGCAGCAATCCTCGGAGAGGAAATCAGATCCGGCATCATTCGCATACCACATCGGGAAATCGGCGAGGCCCTTAATGCTGATGCGTACGCCGCGGCGATGGCCGCCAACTACGATGCCGCGATCCGAAGGAAGTGGGGAGAGGACAAAGCGGGGAACGGATAG
- a CDS encoding class I SAM-dependent methyltransferase, whose product MINYLKSRLRGWARRNLLTSNTIRYRVEFPRILDAFKLIGPQDTVFDGGAGAGQMLRLVNENGYCKAGHGFEYDPDLYKLLIANFTSLPGFTTEQGSLTEIPHKDESFDCVLSTQVLEHIVEHEKAASEMGRIVKRNGHLIISVPHPPEPYPNVGHVREGYTEADLEALFPSPWFERLSTSYSYTRPTVRRVMLAETLPFKGRFLPVGWADRETKLTDEQRKEQTPFVITCLFRKVQAPGFPHLIGGES is encoded by the coding sequence ATGATCAACTATCTCAAATCCCGTCTGCGTGGATGGGCTCGCCGGAATCTCCTGACATCGAACACAATCCGCTATCGGGTTGAGTTCCCGCGTATTCTCGACGCTTTCAAACTCATTGGTCCCCAAGACACCGTTTTCGATGGAGGGGCTGGCGCAGGGCAAATGCTACGGCTCGTCAACGAAAACGGATACTGCAAGGCGGGTCATGGCTTTGAATATGATCCGGACCTCTACAAACTTCTGATTGCCAATTTCACATCACTTCCGGGCTTTACCACGGAACAGGGTTCCTTGACCGAAATCCCGCATAAGGATGAATCTTTTGATTGTGTCCTTTCAACCCAAGTCTTGGAGCACATCGTGGAGCATGAGAAAGCGGCTTCCGAAATGGGCAGGATCGTCAAGCGGAACGGGCATCTAATCATCAGTGTCCCCCATCCTCCCGAACCTTATCCCAATGTGGGCCATGTCAGGGAAGGTTACACCGAGGCCGATCTGGAGGCATTATTTCCTTCTCCTTGGTTCGAGCGGCTCAGCACCAGCTATTCCTACACCAGGCCTACCGTCAGGCGGGTGATGCTCGCCGAAACCCTTCCATTCAAAGGCAGGTTCTTGCCGGTGGGATGGGCGGACCGTGAAACCAAGTTGACCGACGAACAGCGGAAGGAGCAAACACCGTTCGTCATCACCTGCCTGTTCCGGAAAGTCCAAGCTCCAGGATTCCCTCATCTCATCGGCGGAGAATCATGA